In a single window of the Thermofilum uzonense genome:
- a CDS encoding coiled-coil domain-containing protein — MDPGLAPVIAYVLFLLETLYISYKLYVGGRRDYEERFWSTLAALVVALPLMFLDVALVAGLFGVPGSYLDYSLTLRYAYAVQQAANQTLSGLPRWSAWLGTGIAIVETLAWGAALVSGGLSLLIGYASAAGLGLVKATLDAATMSAQAMYAVSRLYELAGLLAPYARTLVPVGLALAVSRRTRPLGAVIVAVGVFFGYAMPFALNVVAWRIQEVQAPGAPQGALGAVCLNVVTCGSVGKWGNTTCAGFPALVELGDLTHNRTVVRQSGRCFVDLAGNYTVRAVWFGPLRVSPNESLIAPSVFEVKPAARVKPGREVPDALTGRVRDLNYTEFNNVTIVVHWGPGGRDRDVFTITWVPGQGASWVATDGFHFPWVNVEWSREPWFNATYFSRADYVEASLWGVGRQKMYTGNVTLPGNRTVTVNCTEVEAYVYGTLLGDPQIVDRGLTYIEVNGTRHYLVPEVKVTVRRYLGVDPESYLSMMRRTIAPWFNQSARVLNATLRGHVYLELVNNTVAKMHICPTTGPGYWAKCTTFENPAYKWGIPYDFIPIEFAEARYCGHLVRPARVRHWLALDTHISVGASTVAATFYDSSLEWVAEQKLELYERARGFFINVYEFIALLGITFGLAVAGVDALSGFLEGPSVTFAFMPRGLRRSYWSIVVSRLPSIASALAGKALPVPRVAYDAALSVYVEALPRLIRQHASTYPLRRLKEALREKGRALLADVSGRLSVVEEALNRHKRLLSGVSAVDRVVSAVRGLAEATRLSDVARITVTFARLVWEERDTHAVNSFLRAVAGTLRSEARRMAGEVPVQLHPRASVLASIAGRIEWLEAFLNPRELYKRAVFITGMALYNTPRTVVGRDALAVALLGVRISRAMSFTGALGVVDVEARRARERLVEASARLMSGDVKGAARVLEDVERVVSGRLRVMGLSEAEVNALTAVWRAGEALQRALGSGLEEGMLKEYVRVLEEALKTIVNPEVKSYLRQELEFLRGLEWERFVELNAGLSEPEPGSLRRELEALRRVAEAAGRSEAARLFEEAARRAEVDVWEALAIAGRALNLMGLPSSVESKLVEAFSTRDADSFRRLLVEAAGLCRQHGLGELAERLERLAAVEGRAAATPGPLELGEAVWDLRVVLDRLARGDWRAVRDAEDLLRVLQRVGDGRLARILEGGLLAAEGEHVEGSWEAVGAIYVRARRQPELQLGELVLRGAVVEEAAASAMDDVVRLGLDAAVEQARRRVLEVREDFEVDFAELVLLVSAVEGEEGARLEAESLLWTVVSNPPSVEAAGRLAAYASRVVEREYREALEAYSRALSLSGSLNLHPGESRAMQAFQADHARRAYHALTEAVEEVHASRTRIASLRIYADILPEYRKTLNDIDAMLRELEELRSRIEGLLEE; from the coding sequence GTGGATCCAGGCCTAGCGCCTGTTATAGCGTACGTATTATTCCTACTCGAGACGCTTTACATATCATACAAGCTGTACGTGGGGGGCAGGAGGGACTACGAGGAGCGCTTCTGGTCAACCCTTGCAGCACTGGTCGTAGCCCTCCCGTTAATGTTTCTCGATGTCGCCCTGGTCGCAGGGCTTTTCGGCGTCCCAGGCAGCTACCTGGACTACAGCCTCACGCTTAGGTACGCGTACGCGGTTCAGCAGGCCGCTAACCAAACCCTGAGCGGGCTACCGAGGTGGTCAGCGTGGCTCGGCACGGGCATAGCCATAGTTGAAACGCTTGCATGGGGTGCGGCCCTAGTCAGCGGCGGGCTCAGCCTCCTGATAGGCTACGCATCGGCGGCGGGCCTCGGACTCGTCAAGGCGACGCTGGACGCGGCGACGATGAGTGCTCAGGCGATGTACGCGGTCTCACGCCTCTACGAGCTAGCCGGACTGCTGGCTCCTTACGCGAGGACGCTTGTCCCCGTCGGCCTAGCACTGGCAGTTTCCAGGAGGACGAGGCCCCTTGGAGCGGTGATTGTTGCCGTGGGCGTGTTCTTCGGCTACGCCATGCCCTTCGCTCTAAATGTTGTGGCGTGGAGGATCCAGGAGGTTCAGGCCCCCGGGGCGCCGCAAGGCGCGCTCGGAGCGGTGTGCCTCAACGTCGTCACGTGCGGCAGCGTGGGGAAGTGGGGTAACACGACGTGTGCTGGCTTTCCAGCACTTGTCGAGCTCGGGGACCTCACGCATAACAGGACAGTTGTTAGGCAGTCGGGGAGGTGCTTCGTGGATCTGGCGGGCAACTACACTGTTAGAGCCGTGTGGTTCGGCCCCCTACGTGTGAGCCCGAACGAGTCGTTGATAGCGCCTAGCGTATTCGAGGTGAAGCCCGCGGCTAGGGTGAAGCCCGGGCGCGAGGTCCCCGACGCACTCACCGGCAGGGTGCGGGACCTGAACTACACGGAGTTCAACAACGTCACGATAGTTGTGCACTGGGGGCCCGGCGGCAGGGACCGCGACGTCTTCACGATCACGTGGGTGCCGGGCCAGGGCGCGTCGTGGGTGGCTACGGACGGCTTCCACTTCCCGTGGGTCAATGTGGAGTGGAGCAGGGAGCCGTGGTTCAACGCGACGTACTTCTCGCGTGCAGACTACGTCGAGGCAAGCCTCTGGGGCGTGGGGAGGCAGAAGATGTATACGGGTAACGTCACGCTGCCGGGTAACAGGACGGTGACTGTGAACTGCACGGAGGTCGAGGCGTACGTGTACGGCACGCTCCTCGGCGACCCGCAAATAGTGGACAGGGGGTTAACCTACATCGAGGTGAACGGGACCAGGCACTACCTGGTGCCCGAGGTAAAAGTCACCGTTAGGCGCTACCTGGGGGTCGACCCTGAGTCGTACCTATCCATGATGCGCCGAACCATTGCCCCGTGGTTCAACCAGTCCGCACGCGTCCTCAACGCTACGCTCCGAGGCCACGTTTACCTGGAGCTGGTGAACAACACGGTGGCGAAGATGCACATCTGCCCCACGACCGGGCCCGGCTACTGGGCGAAGTGCACGACTTTCGAGAACCCCGCTTACAAGTGGGGGATACCGTACGACTTTATCCCTATTGAGTTCGCGGAGGCGAGGTACTGCGGCCACCTCGTGAGGCCCGCGAGGGTGAGGCATTGGCTAGCGCTGGACACGCATATAAGCGTCGGCGCGTCCACGGTGGCGGCCACGTTCTACGACTCGTCGCTGGAGTGGGTGGCGGAGCAAAAGCTGGAGCTCTACGAGAGGGCTAGGGGCTTCTTCATCAACGTGTACGAGTTCATAGCCCTGCTAGGCATAACATTCGGCCTCGCGGTCGCAGGGGTTGACGCGTTGTCGGGTTTCCTCGAGGGGCCCTCGGTCACCTTCGCGTTCATGCCGAGGGGGCTGCGTAGGAGCTACTGGAGCATCGTTGTGTCTAGGCTCCCGAGCATCGCGTCTGCACTGGCTGGGAAGGCGCTGCCGGTGCCGAGGGTCGCGTATGACGCTGCTTTAAGCGTCTACGTGGAGGCTTTGCCGCGACTGATACGGCAGCACGCGTCCACGTATCCCCTGCGGAGGCTCAAGGAGGCCTTGAGGGAGAAAGGCAGGGCCCTGCTTGCAGACGTGAGTGGCAGGCTTTCAGTAGTGGAGGAGGCCTTGAATAGGCATAAGCGGCTGTTGTCGGGCGTCAGTGCTGTAGACCGGGTGGTTAGCGCTGTTAGGGGGCTCGCGGAGGCCACCAGGCTAAGCGACGTCGCCAGGATAACCGTCACGTTTGCGAGGCTTGTATGGGAGGAACGTGACACGCATGCCGTGAATTCGTTTCTTAGAGCTGTGGCCGGGACGCTTAGAAGCGAGGCCCGCAGGATGGCTGGGGAGGTGCCCGTCCAGCTACACCCCCGGGCTAGCGTGCTGGCGAGCATTGCGGGCAGGATAGAGTGGCTTGAGGCATTCCTAAACCCCCGGGAGCTCTACAAGCGTGCAGTGTTCATCACGGGTATGGCGTTGTACAACACTCCACGCACCGTGGTAGGAAGGGACGCGCTCGCGGTGGCGCTTCTAGGCGTGAGGATCAGCCGTGCCATGAGCTTTACAGGCGCGTTAGGCGTAGTGGACGTGGAGGCTAGGAGGGCTAGGGAGAGGCTTGTCGAGGCCTCTGCCAGGCTGATGTCTGGCGATGTCAAAGGGGCTGCCAGGGTTTTGGAGGATGTTGAGAGAGTTGTAAGCGGCAGGCTTCGAGTAATGGGTTTGAGCGAGGCCGAGGTTAACGCGTTAACGGCCGTGTGGAGGGCTGGCGAGGCGTTGCAGAGGGCTCTGGGCTCAGGGCTCGAGGAGGGGATGCTCAAGGAGTACGTTAGGGTGCTGGAGGAGGCCTTGAAGACGATAGTCAACCCGGAGGTCAAGTCGTACCTAAGGCAGGAGCTCGAGTTTCTCAGGGGGCTTGAGTGGGAGAGGTTTGTGGAGCTAAACGCTGGTCTATCGGAGCCGGAGCCGGGCTCTCTTCGAAGGGAGCTCGAGGCGTTGAGGCGTGTAGCCGAGGCTGCAGGGAGGAGTGAAGCCGCGAGGTTGTTCGAGGAGGCCGCGCGAAGGGCAGAGGTGGACGTTTGGGAGGCGCTCGCGATTGCCGGTAGGGCCCTCAACCTTATGGGGCTGCCGAGCAGCGTGGAGTCAAAGCTCGTCGAGGCGTTCAGCACCCGGGACGCTGACAGTTTTAGAAGGCTTTTGGTGGAGGCCGCCGGGCTTTGCAGGCAACACGGGCTGGGCGAGCTCGCGGAGAGGCTTGAAAGGCTCGCAGCGGTCGAGGGGAGGGCTGCGGCGACGCCGGGCCCCTTGGAGCTCGGGGAGGCTGTCTGGGACCTGCGTGTAGTCCTTGACAGGCTTGCAAGGGGTGATTGGAGGGCTGTCAGGGACGCGGAGGACCTTCTACGAGTCCTTCAACGGGTCGGCGACGGGAGGCTCGCCAGGATACTCGAGGGCGGGCTGCTCGCCGCGGAGGGCGAGCACGTGGAGGGGAGCTGGGAGGCCGTAGGGGCGATATACGTCAGGGCGCGTCGCCAGCCGGAGCTCCAGCTCGGCGAGCTCGTGTTGAGGGGCGCGGTAGTCGAGGAGGCCGCGGCGAGCGCCATGGACGACGTAGTTAGGCTGGGGCTCGACGCCGCGGTGGAGCAGGCGAGGAGGAGGGTTTTGGAGGTACGGGAGGATTTCGAGGTGGATTTCGCCGAGCTCGTGCTTCTCGTCTCTGCGGTGGAGGGCGAGGAGGGTGCTAGGCTGGAGGCTGAGAGTCTCCTGTGGACGGTTGTCTCCAACCCTCCTAGCGTCGAGGCCGCCGGGAGGCTGGCTGCCTACGCGTCGAGGGTGGTCGAGAGGGAGTACAGGGAGGCGTTGGAGGCTTACAGCCGGGCGTTGTCCCTCTCCGGGAGCCTCAACCTACACCCGGGGGAGTCCAGGGCCATGCAGGCTTTTCAGGCGGACCACGCGAGGAGGGCGTACCACGCCCTGACGGAGGCGGTCGAGGAGGTACATGCCAGCCGAACACGCATCGCCTCCCTAAGGATTTACGCGGACATCCTCCCAGAATACAGGAAGACACTCAACGATATTGACGCGATGCTCAGAGAGCTGGAAGAACTCCGAAGCAGGATAGAAGGACTCCTAGAGGAATAG